From one Vanessa tameamea isolate UH-Manoa-2023 chromosome 9, ilVanTame1 primary haplotype, whole genome shotgun sequence genomic stretch:
- the LOC113394968 gene encoding nuclear pore complex protein Nup214 isoform X2 produces MEIQFGPNAIDEPSLLYKLQRKIKVFNTNNPLPNRGYNLVACTSRYGIVFVASPNAILSVYYLRELIDKECEPQHLSVNLQIEPSHIAVNCNQEWLAVIGGQSLHVYKCMDFHNADIRPSVSIKCEVHPSTFVSALQWNPCIPDTLGIIYFDGTLLISQVSTMQVKKIQSNARCLCWSPKGKQLVTGNNDGTLTQYKPDLSPMKMVPTPKLFEGSPVEALAIYWISTYQFAVAYRNSSDSSRPAVTIVNTPKGGLPSCYNYDDVCYSMGSNRPWYYYLQGLAQWNIIISSSSNSMEIATLSTTDGSNWIQWCQTDEARPELPLTDKRQENYPVGICIDTAAVHQLPWGENETLPPMPLLHVVSQTGLLSIFNIVNLNKSAPQICTPTQPIALPAAALTRNIPDDVPSQPEPPPVVAQPKQQIIQQQPLMQSQPVIQQQPVVQSQPIIQPQPIIPEPQKQQTVIAPVKAIPQQQSSPSFVPASIQMTKEPTPPAVAEPPISVPQPKPNVQVPKPQAVPSPEVSAALKSEQERINKAKANQELKNMLIKEVNDFQLELYNFMKVTQENREKFTRDIQSINLDVEMNMNTETLRKECDIEDLRDNVTQLKMELVRACAVVAESRTQAEAKEHQEWSQMDPLTAKRIASVKKLSYYVQNQLDQALKALDHKWNENDAKDQFCKPGERMIRPILDDVYQPLVKQQEILCRQQAELKALRKTMNECNFTPMFNSTSLLRSTPFKNKDPLSKLTKNILNMSIVPQNKAKEQLLNSQKLDALRDVLSNHKPIKIKPVNLEITQHLETLKQRYAKSIKEKEENKLQQVPVKIEPVEEFVAQKDIKKGESLEINPKPLFPSFPQMPMKTEQEQKPFAPALNTQNFTQKLTNVQPMKSESNIFMSQKIGAPTAFAYAQSTTLETKPDIVKESPIITPSYTPSTNLKPVKAASVARTLFTDTDSKEKPSESPFSKPPSQVIEQAPVSQPKVTPVTPDTKSLLRKMILKNGAGSAESTLQPAEPKNDANTFMGQNICSPTTFSFSKPPTAAAPATVFASKPTNIFTKIQSPTSEATVSSPVNPKSDETGEPEANTASSKVDKTKEEKPITNMFSLKSPLVSKNQNVPDVLKSSSQGFAFGKTETKGVAKLAEDKSKENVPEKPKENIQQKPVPENKNNNELTPNLAAMTSKTPAQSVIIVDLKKPAAEAKVEKVSLSIFAGTTVSPPPTVSKPSIEPVSPVTEQASVFSTSVSSSSAENLSKQVTITTTASKPSVFGQAVDQSSNIIPSSTPPPKALEIKEIKDDSQIETNASLSDNAVKNVTDDVFSAASPETAFSSTSTTLTTITTTSESKPIVFSTPVTTTSASMFSSTPQSFTSQPPAFASNASSVFASASAAAFGPQTTQASIFGTATSPSNIFGSTTSSSIFGGSSSAQSLFSAAASKSVFGATPAATTQSIFGTSPTITQASVFGTNQSVFGTSPTASPGFGTPSTQASIFGTPPPATQTSVFGTPTQTTQASVFGTPTAVTQASIFGTPTTTAQSGSLFGNAESNLFASASISTTSAPSQTSGGNIFGSSSNSVFGSSTANVFGSKQGFTGSNPTAASIFSGGGAAFGQKPATDFWSGGNTSAFGSPGFGQQQPTTQASSIFGTSGGSFSATSAQPFGSPGPFSGGEAKSVFGSPPQQQTAPGAFGGSPVFGTKPMFGGQPSFGSPAFGGFNKSPSSGFGAPASFGGTGFGGSPFGNTSPSKGFGNSSPNFGSPTQSNATFESLATQNTLTFGNLAQQSGQPPQPAPTFNPSPSFTGWRG; encoded by the exons ATGGAAATACAATTTGGTCCAAATGCTATCGATGAGCCG AGTTTGCTCTACAAGCTGCAGCGCAAAATCAAAGTGTTTAATACCAATAATCCTTTGCCAAATCGTGGATATAACTTAGTAGCTTGCACTAGTAGATATGGCATAGTATTTGTAGCTTCACCCAATGCCATATTATCGG tatATTATCTACGAGAATTGATTGACAAGGAATGTGAGCCTCAGCATTTATCCGTTAATCTTCAAATAGAGCCTAGCCATATTGCTGTAAACTGTAATCAAGAATGGTTAGCTGTTATCGGTGGGCAATCTCTACATGTTTATAAATGCATGGACTTCCATAATGCA GATATACGGCCATCTGTGTCAATTAAATGTGAGGTACATCCATCAACATTTGTGTCAGCATTACAATGGAATCCATGCATCCCAGATACTTTAGGGATTATATACTTTGATGGCACCTTGCTCATAAGTCAAGTCAGCACTATGCAAGTGaagaaaatacaatcaaatgcaag aTGTTTATGTTGGAGTCCTAAAGGCAAACAGCTTGTAACTGGCAACAATGATGGCACACTCACTCAATATAAACCAGACTTGTCTCCTATGAAAATGGTTCCAACTCCGAAATTGTTTGAAGGAAGTCCCGTTGAAGCTTTAGCTATTTACTGGATCTCTACTTACCAGTTTGCTGTAGCGTATCGAAATTCATCTGATAGTAGTCGTCCAg ctgtGACAATAGTAAACACTCCAAAAGGTGGTTTGCCCTCCTGTTATAACTATGATGATGTTTGCTACAGCATGGGCTCCAATAGACCGTGGTATTATTATCTACAAGGACTCGCCCaatg gaatataattatttcatcatcGTCAAATAGCATGGAGATAGCGACACTATCAACGACAGATGGGTCGAATTGGATTCAATGGTGTCAG ACTGATGAAGCAAGACCTGAATTACCGTTGACCGATAAAAGACAAGAAAACTACCCCGTCGGTATTTGTATTGATACAGCTGCTGTTCATCAGTTACCTTGGG gagAAAACGAAACTCTTCCACCGATGCCTCTACTCCACGTGGTATCTCAAACTGGACTATTGTCTATTTTCAATATTGTGAATCTAAACAAATCGGCACCTCAAATATGTACGCCGACTCAACCTATTGCCTTACCAGCGGCTGCTTTAAcaag aaaCATTCCTGATGACGTGCCGTCGCAGCCTGAACCGCCACCAGTCGTCGCTCAACCAAAG CAACAGATTATACAACAGCAACCATTGATGCAATCACAGCCAGTTATACAACAGCAGCCCGTTGTACAATCGCAACCAATTATACAACCGCAACCGATAATACCGGAACCTCAAAAACAACAGACTGTTATTGCACCCGTGAAGGCTATACCACAGCAACAAAGTAGCCCATCGTTCGTACCAG CCAGCATACAAATGACTAAAGAACCAACACCGCCTGCTGTTGCTGAACCCCCCATCTCTGTG CCTCAACCAAAGCCAAACGTTCAAGTGCCGAAACCTCAAGCCGTTCCATCGCCTGAAGTAAGTGCCGCTCTGAAATCAGAACAGGAAAGAATAAACAAAGCGAAAGCGAACCAGGAACTGAAGAATATGCTCATCAAAGAAGTGAACGACTTTCAATTGGAGTTGTACAATTTTATGAAAGTCACACAAGAGAACCGAGAAAAG tttacacGAGACATTCAGTCAATAAACTTGGACGTGGAAATGAACATGAACACGGAGACGTTGAGAAAAGAGTGTGACATAGAAGATCTACGTGATAACGTAACGCAGCTCAAGATGGAACTTGTGCGCGCATGCGCAGTGGTCGCCGAGTCGAGGACGCAGGCCGA agCGAAAGAACACCAAGAATGGTCTCAAATGGATCCACTGACGGCAAAACGAATAGCATCTGTAAAGAAACTCTCCTACTACGTCCAAAATCAGCTAGATCAAGCACTTAAAGCGCTTGATCACAAATGGAACGAAAATGATGCAAAAGATCAGTTTTGCAA ACCTGGAGAACGAATGATTCGTCCCATATTAGATGACGTATACCAGCCTCTAGTGAAACAGCAGGAAATACTGTGTCGTCAGCAAGCTGAACTGAAAGCTTTAAGAAAAACAATGAACGAATGTAATTTTACACCAATGTTCAATTCGACGTCACTCTTACGAAGCACGCCTTTTAAAAACAA AGACCCTCTATCGAAACTCaccaaaaatattctaaatatgaGTATTGTACCTCAAAACAAAGCAAAGGAACAATTACTTAATTCCCAGAAGTTAGACGCACTTCGTGACGTTTTATCAAACCATAAACCAATCAAAATTAAACCGGTCAACCTGGAAATAACACAACACCTGGAAACCCTGAAACAGAGGTACGCAAAGAGTATTAAAgagaaagaagaaaataaactaCAACAGGTACCAGTAAAAATTGAACCCGTAGAAGAATTCGTAGCCCAAAAAG ATATCAAAAAAGGAGAATCGTTGGAAATAAATCCTAAACCACTATTTCCGTCGTTCCCTCAAATGCCGATGAAAACAGAGCAGGAGCAAAAACCTTTTGCTCCTGCTCTTAATACACAAAACTTCACTCAGAAGTTAACAAACGTGCAGCCAATGAAAAGCGAAAGTAATATATTCATGTCTCAAAAGATCGGAGCTCCTACTGCTTTCGCTT atGCACAATCAACGACATTGGAGACCAAACCTGATATAGTAAAAGAATCGCCCATTATTACACCATCGTACACGCCATCGACTAATTTGAAACCCGTTAAAGCTGCTAGTGTTGCCAGGACATTGTTTACTGATACtg ATTCAAAAGAAAAACCATCCGAATCACCTTTTTCGAAGCCTCCTAGTCAAGTAATTGAACAAGCACCAGTTTCACAACCAAAAGTGACGCCTGTGACTCCAGATACAAAAAGTTTACTAAGAAAAATGATACTCAAAAATGGCGCAGGCTCTGCAGAAAGTACGCTGCAACCCGCTGAACCAAAGAACGATGCTAATACCTTTATGGGCCAAAATATTTGTTCGCCTACTACGTTCAGCT TTTCAAAACCACCGACTGCCGCTGCGCCAGCAACTGTATTCGCTTCAAAGCCCACTAACATATTCACCAAGATTCAAAGTCCAACATCCGAAGCCACTGTTTCTTCACCCGTTAATCCAAAATCTGATGAAACAGGTGAACCAGAAGCTAACACAGCTTCATCAAAAGTTGATAAAACGAAAGAAGAGAAACCAATAACCAATATGTTCAGTTTGAAATCACCGTTGGTCAGTAAAAATCAAAACGTGCCCGATGTTTTGAAGAGCAGCAGCCAAGGATTTGCATTTGGTAAAACTGAAACGAAAGGTGTCGCTAAGTTAGCCGAAGACAAGTCTAAGGAAAATGTTCCAGAAAAACCTAAAGAAAACATTCAGCAAAAACCGGtacctgaaaataaaaacaacaatgaaCTGACACCCAATCTAGCCGCAATGACTAGCAAAACTCCAGCACAGTCTGTTATAATAG TTGACCTCAAGAAGCCTGCTGCTGAAGCTAAAGTGGAAAAAGTTTCACTATCAATTTTTGCCGGGACCACAGTCTCACCTCCTCCTACAg tttctAAACCGTCAATTGAACCTGTTTCACCTGTGACTGAACAGGCCTCTGTATTTAGTACATCAGTATCATCTTCATCCGCAGAAAACTTATCAAAACAAGTTACAATAACTACCACAGCGTCTAAGCCGTCTGTGTTCGGACAAGCTGTCGAccaatcatcaaatattataccTTCAAGTACACCGCCACCTAAGGCattagaaataaaagaaattaaagatGACTCCCAAATAGAAACAAACGCAAGTCTATCAGATAATGCTGTGAAGAATGTGACAGATGATGTTTTCAGTGCAGCGTCTCCAGAAACTGCATTTAGTTCTACATCCACAACATTAACTACAATTACAACAACAAGTGAATCCAAACCAATAGTGTTTAGTACGCCCGTGACAACTACGTCTGCGTCTATGTTTTCAAGCACGCCACAGTCCTTTACGTCGCAGCCACCAGCGTTTGCGTCTAACGCGTCTTCAGTTTTCGCATCAGCTTCCGCCGCTGCATTCGGTCCTCAAACCACTCAAGCCTCTATATTTGGTACAGCAACATCACCATCGAATATATTCGGTTCTACGACGTCTTCGTCTATATTCGGTGGTTCTTCTTCCGCGCAAAGCTTATTTAGTGCTGCAGCTTCGAAATCTGTATTCGGTGCCACTCCAGCGGCGACTACACAAAGCATATTTGGTACATCACCGACCATTACTCAAGCATCTGTGTTTGGAACAAACCAATCTGTATTTGGAACGTCACCTACGGCGAGTCCAGGTTTTGGGACCCCGTCGACTCAGGCTTCTATATTCGGAACTCCTCCACCAGCGACACAGACTTCTGTGTTCGGAACTCCGACGCAAACAACACAAGCGTCGGTATTTGGAACACCGACGGCGGTCACTCAAGCGTCCATATTCGGAACACCTACTACTACAGCTCAAAGCGGATCCCTGTTTGGCAACGCTGAGTCTAATTTGTTTGCAAGTGCAAGTATATCGACTACTAGTGCTCCTTCTCAGACGAGTGGAGGAAATATATTTGGATC CTCATCGAATTCAGTATTTGGAAGCAGTACTGCCAACGTTTTTGGTAGTAAACAAGGTTTCACTGGCTCGAATCCTACCGCGGCCAGCATTTTTAGCGGAGGTGGAGCAGCCTTCGGTCAAAAGCCGGCCACTGACTTTTGGAGCGGCGGCAATACGAGCGCATTCGGATCTCCCGGTTTTG GTCAACAACAACCAACGACCCAAGCTTCTTCAATATTTGGAACTTCAGGCGGTAGCTTTAGTGCTACCTCCGCTCAGCCATTTGGTAGTCCGGGACCGTTTAGCGGTGGTGAAGCTAAATCAGTGTTCGGATCTCCTCCCCAACAACAAAcgg CGCCGGGAGCGTTTGGAGGATCACCTGTATTTGGAACAAAACCAATGTTTGGGGGACAACCCAG TTTTGGTTCTCCGGCGTTTGGTGGTTTCAACAAGAGTCCAAGTAGTGGATTTGGCGCACCAGCCTCATTCGGCGGCACCGGCTTCGGCGGATCTCCCTTCGGAAATACATCACCGAGTAAAGGCTTCGGGAATTCTTCACCTA ACTTCGGGTCACCTACACAATCGAACGCCACCTTCGAGAGTCTAGCGACCCAGAACACGCTGACGTTCGGCAACCTGGCGCAGCAGTCGGGGCAGCCGCCGCAACCCGCACCCACCTTCAACCC